Proteins encoded within one genomic window of Anastrepha ludens isolate Willacy chromosome 4, idAnaLude1.1, whole genome shotgun sequence:
- the LOC128859542 gene encoding RING finger protein 10 isoform X3, translating to MENKKQQQSNFTRSKACQPTDSLVRKSSSDLDANKLWPRNSRRREQPSSTRSDSQRNSKQYTSIKTRPNVDKRPRHRVGGGGNKAGNVYSADNNEDGLACATDNVPVTSTGLANIVEPVVTGALAKKKSLQYVDYELNSVYTPGSKKQNLNHLLNFHYAPRDADNAFSFNVFGRSGGSGATGATHRHGGNSGASKRHRYNKEQFLQANFQFVIKSGVNLSICASPDNLIDWHLIEQINIQTEEEPQCPICLYPPIAAKLTRCGHVFCWPCILHYLALSDKTWRKCPICYEAIHTADLKSTTIIQQRQFNIGDEITFQLMRRKKGCMMIEKFEANTNRNELDSYPLLSAGEESKFSKFLYAKRNDILKIIDREQRELVVGQDPTCPEYVFIQQALDLLKERREKVEEGMEEEIESKNEMDLLDECERVTTEIENIKFEDDENYNAEGGKNVENLQNMEDIEASNSEGSEKLSAKYYYFYQSVDGQNIYLHPLNVKMLQACYGTLEHAPSVISALVLQKEHHSMDEEHRRKFTCLSHLPLTCQFAIIEVDLQPPFVSSGILRLFREDILTRKKERQRREREESRRERKINEINDRQMGKFIASTTNLNLTSAHEFPTWGFEEALPSVGGVENAPNSKSTDIPKIKRQATYSTVAVVGGESPNTSEYWPTLSSPRNNSNNMYKELSTWGKSAICNPKNRNINSERSSECESLEESLADNDFTLPKPTDLGDVLAMAISQKKPGPAATNAGHAGGMGGKKSKKAKKMVPLFSTGINNAGK from the exons atggaaaacaagaaacagcaacaaagcaatTTTACACGCTCGAAGGCGTGTCAACCTACTGATTCTTTAGTCCGCAAGTCATCTTCAG ATTTAGATGCCAATAAGCTTTGGCCTCGCAACTCACGACGTCGTGAACAGCCATCTTCCACACGTAGCGACTCTCAGCGCAATTCTAAGCAATACACTTCGATCAAAACTCGTCCCAATGTTGATAAACGACCACGTCACCGCGTCGGTGGCGGTGGGAACAAAGCTGGTAACGTATATTCAGCTGACAATAACGAAGACGGCCTTGCATGCGCTACTGACAATGTTCCTGTTACCAGCACCGGATTAGCCAATATTGTAGAACCGGTGGTGACCGGTGCTTTggccaaaaaaaaatctctgCAATACGTTGACTACGAGTTGAATTCAGTGTACACGCCAGGGAGCAAAAAACAGAATTTGAACCATCTGCTAAACTTTCATTATGCTCCACGCGACGCTGACAACGCTTTTAGCTTTAACGTTTTTGGACGTAGCGGTGGTAGCGGTGCAACTGGTGCTACTCATCGTCATGGAGGCAATAGTGGCGCAAGCAAACGCCATCGCTACAATAAGGAGCAGTTTTTACAAGCAAA TTTTCAGTTCGTTATAAAATCGGGTGTTAATTTGAGTATTTGTGCATCTCCCGACAATTTAATCGATTGGCATCTTATTgaacaaattaatatacaaaCTGAAGAGGAGCCGCAATGTCCTATTTGTCTATATCCTCCTATTGCAGCTAAATTAACACGTTGTGGTCATGTCTTCTGCTGGCCTTGTATTCTGCACTATTTGGCTCTAAGCGATAAAACTTGGCGTAAATGTCCAATTTGCTACGAAGCTATCCATACAGCTGACTTGAAAAGTACAACCATCATCCAACAACGTCAGTTTAATATAGGCGATGAAATTACTTTTCAGTTAATGCGTCGCAAAAAGGGATGCATGATGATAGAGAAATTCGAGGCAAATACTAATCGAAACGAGCTAGATAGCTATCCACTACTTTCGGCCGGTGaagaatcaaaattttcaaaattcttgtATGCTAAACggaatgatattttaaaaataatcgatCGTGAACAACGTGAGTTGGTTGTTGGCCAGGACCCTACATGCCCAGAGTATGTATTCATACAACAAGCTTTAGATTTGTTAAAGGAACGACGTGAGAAGGTAGAAGAAGGAAtggaagaagaaatagaaagcAAAAATGAAATGGATTTGCTTGATGAATGTGAACGCGTAACcactgaaattgaaaatataaaatttgaagatgatgaaaattaTAATGCTGAAGGCGGGAAAAATGTTGAGAATTTGCAAAATATGGAGGATATCGAAGCTTCAAACTCTGAAG GAAGCGAAAAATTGAGTGCAAAATATTACTACTTTTATCAATCGGTGGATGGGCAAAACATTTATCTGCATCCATTGAATGTTAAAATGCTGCAAGCTTGCTATGGCACGTTGGAACATGCCCCGTCAGTAATTAGCGCACTTGTTTTACAAAAGGAGCATCACTCCATGGATGAAGAGCACCGACGCAAGTTCACATGCTTAAGCCATTTACCTTTAACATGTCAGTTCGCGATTATTGAGGTAGATTTACAACCGCCTTTTGTATCTAGCGGAATATTGCGTCTGTTTAGAG agGATATACTTACGCGCAAGAAAGAGCGCCAACGTCGCGAGCGCGAGGAGAGTCGCCGCGAAAGGAAGATAAATGAAATTAACGATCGACAAATGGGAAAATTTATTGCTAGCACAACAAACTTGAATTTAACTTCCGCACACGAGTTTCCAACT TGGGGGTTTGAAGAGGCACTTCCCAGCGTTGGGGGCGTTGAAAATGCACCCAACAGCAAATCAACCGATATACCCAAAATCAAACGTCAGGCAACTTATTCAACAGTAGCGGTTGTGGGAGGTGAATCGCCTAACACCAGTGAGTATTGGCCCACATTATCATCTCCAAGAAACAATAGTAACAACATGTACAAGGAATTATCTACTTGGGGCAAATCTGCTATTTGCAACCCAAAAAATCGCAACATTAATTCTGAGCGTTCCAGTGAATGTGAATCGCTTGAGGAATCTTTAGCAGATAATGATTTTACTTTGCCAAAGCCAACAGATTTAGGAGATGTTCTTGCCATGGCTATATCACAAAAGAAGCCGGGTCCTGCGGCTACTAATGCTGGACATGCTGGAGGAATGGGAGGAAAAAAGAGTaagaaagctaaaaaaatggttCCACTCTTCTCAACTGGCATAAATAACGCTGGTAAATAA
- the LOC128859542 gene encoding RING finger protein 10 isoform X2 codes for MENKKQQQSNFTRSKACQPTDSLVRKSSSDLDANKLWPRNSRRREQPSSTRSDSQRNSKQYTSIKTRPNVDKRPRHRVGGGGNKAGNVYSADNNEDGLACATDNVPVTSTGLANIVEPVVTGALAKKKSLQYVDYELNSVYTPGSKKQNLNHLLNFHYAPRDADNAFSFNVFGRSGGSGATGATHRHGGNSGASKRHRYNKEQFLQANFQFVIKSGVNLSICASPDNLIDWHLIEQINIQTEEEPQCPICLYPPIAAKLTRCGHVFCWPCILHYLALSDKTWRKCPICYEAIHTADLKSTTIIQQRQFNIGDEITFQLMRRKKGCMMIEKFEANTNRNELDSYPLLSAGEESKFSKFLYAKRNDILKIIDREQRELVVGQDPTCPEYVFIQQALDLLKERREKVEEGMEEEIESKNEMDLLDECERVTTEIENIKFEDDENYNAEGGKNVENLQNMEDIEASNSEGRSEKLSAKYYYFYQSVDGQNIYLHPLNVKMLQACYGTLEHAPSVISALVLQKEHHSMDEEHRRKFTCLSHLPLTCQFAIIEVDLQPPFVSSGILRLFREDILTRKKERQRREREESRRERKINEINDRQMGKFIASTTNLNLTSAHEFPTWGFEEALPSVGGVENAPNSKSTDIPKIKRQATYSTVAVVGGESPNTSEYWPTLSSPRNNSNNMYKELSTWGKSAICNPKNRNINSERSSECESLEESLADNDFTLPKPTDLGDVLAMAISQKKPGPAATNAGHAGGMGGKKSKKAKKMVPLFSTGINNAGK; via the exons atggaaaacaagaaacagcaacaaagcaatTTTACACGCTCGAAGGCGTGTCAACCTACTGATTCTTTAGTCCGCAAGTCATCTTCAG ATTTAGATGCCAATAAGCTTTGGCCTCGCAACTCACGACGTCGTGAACAGCCATCTTCCACACGTAGCGACTCTCAGCGCAATTCTAAGCAATACACTTCGATCAAAACTCGTCCCAATGTTGATAAACGACCACGTCACCGCGTCGGTGGCGGTGGGAACAAAGCTGGTAACGTATATTCAGCTGACAATAACGAAGACGGCCTTGCATGCGCTACTGACAATGTTCCTGTTACCAGCACCGGATTAGCCAATATTGTAGAACCGGTGGTGACCGGTGCTTTggccaaaaaaaaatctctgCAATACGTTGACTACGAGTTGAATTCAGTGTACACGCCAGGGAGCAAAAAACAGAATTTGAACCATCTGCTAAACTTTCATTATGCTCCACGCGACGCTGACAACGCTTTTAGCTTTAACGTTTTTGGACGTAGCGGTGGTAGCGGTGCAACTGGTGCTACTCATCGTCATGGAGGCAATAGTGGCGCAAGCAAACGCCATCGCTACAATAAGGAGCAGTTTTTACAAGCAAA TTTTCAGTTCGTTATAAAATCGGGTGTTAATTTGAGTATTTGTGCATCTCCCGACAATTTAATCGATTGGCATCTTATTgaacaaattaatatacaaaCTGAAGAGGAGCCGCAATGTCCTATTTGTCTATATCCTCCTATTGCAGCTAAATTAACACGTTGTGGTCATGTCTTCTGCTGGCCTTGTATTCTGCACTATTTGGCTCTAAGCGATAAAACTTGGCGTAAATGTCCAATTTGCTACGAAGCTATCCATACAGCTGACTTGAAAAGTACAACCATCATCCAACAACGTCAGTTTAATATAGGCGATGAAATTACTTTTCAGTTAATGCGTCGCAAAAAGGGATGCATGATGATAGAGAAATTCGAGGCAAATACTAATCGAAACGAGCTAGATAGCTATCCACTACTTTCGGCCGGTGaagaatcaaaattttcaaaattcttgtATGCTAAACggaatgatattttaaaaataatcgatCGTGAACAACGTGAGTTGGTTGTTGGCCAGGACCCTACATGCCCAGAGTATGTATTCATACAACAAGCTTTAGATTTGTTAAAGGAACGACGTGAGAAGGTAGAAGAAGGAAtggaagaagaaatagaaagcAAAAATGAAATGGATTTGCTTGATGAATGTGAACGCGTAACcactgaaattgaaaatataaaatttgaagatgatgaaaattaTAATGCTGAAGGCGGGAAAAATGTTGAGAATTTGCAAAATATGGAGGATATCGAAGCTTCAAACTCTGAAGGCA GAAGCGAAAAATTGAGTGCAAAATATTACTACTTTTATCAATCGGTGGATGGGCAAAACATTTATCTGCATCCATTGAATGTTAAAATGCTGCAAGCTTGCTATGGCACGTTGGAACATGCCCCGTCAGTAATTAGCGCACTTGTTTTACAAAAGGAGCATCACTCCATGGATGAAGAGCACCGACGCAAGTTCACATGCTTAAGCCATTTACCTTTAACATGTCAGTTCGCGATTATTGAGGTAGATTTACAACCGCCTTTTGTATCTAGCGGAATATTGCGTCTGTTTAGAG agGATATACTTACGCGCAAGAAAGAGCGCCAACGTCGCGAGCGCGAGGAGAGTCGCCGCGAAAGGAAGATAAATGAAATTAACGATCGACAAATGGGAAAATTTATTGCTAGCACAACAAACTTGAATTTAACTTCCGCACACGAGTTTCCAACT TGGGGGTTTGAAGAGGCACTTCCCAGCGTTGGGGGCGTTGAAAATGCACCCAACAGCAAATCAACCGATATACCCAAAATCAAACGTCAGGCAACTTATTCAACAGTAGCGGTTGTGGGAGGTGAATCGCCTAACACCAGTGAGTATTGGCCCACATTATCATCTCCAAGAAACAATAGTAACAACATGTACAAGGAATTATCTACTTGGGGCAAATCTGCTATTTGCAACCCAAAAAATCGCAACATTAATTCTGAGCGTTCCAGTGAATGTGAATCGCTTGAGGAATCTTTAGCAGATAATGATTTTACTTTGCCAAAGCCAACAGATTTAGGAGATGTTCTTGCCATGGCTATATCACAAAAGAAGCCGGGTCCTGCGGCTACTAATGCTGGACATGCTGGAGGAATGGGAGGAAAAAAGAGTaagaaagctaaaaaaatggttCCACTCTTCTCAACTGGCATAAATAACGCTGGTAAATAA
- the LOC128859542 gene encoding RING finger protein 10 isoform X1, with amino-acid sequence MENKKQQQSNFTRSKACQPTDSLVRKSSSDLDANKLWPRNSRRREQPSSTRSDSQRNSKQYTSIKTRPNVDKRPRHRVGGGGNKAGNVYSADNNEDGLACATDNVPVTSTGLANIVEPVVTGALAKKKSLQYVDYELNSVYTPGSKKQNLNHLLNFHYAPRDADNAFSFNVFGRSGGSGATGATHRHGGNSGASKRHRYNKEQFLQANFQFVIKSGVNLSICASPDNLIDWHLIEQINIQTEEEPQCPICLYPPIAAKLTRCGHVFCWPCILHYLALSDKTWRKCPICYEAIHTADLKSTTIIQQRQFNIGDEITFQLMRRKKGCMMIEKFEANTNRNELDSYPLLSAGEESKFSKFLYAKRNDILKIIDREQRELVVGQDPTCPEYVFIQQALDLLKERREKVEEGMEEEIESKNEMDLLDECERVTTEIENIKFEDDENYNAEGGKNVENLQNMEDIEASNSEGSISNEDTLYNISTLTLSSAGSEKLSAKYYYFYQSVDGQNIYLHPLNVKMLQACYGTLEHAPSVISALVLQKEHHSMDEEHRRKFTCLSHLPLTCQFAIIEVDLQPPFVSSGILRLFREDILTRKKERQRREREESRRERKINEINDRQMGKFIASTTNLNLTSAHEFPTWGFEEALPSVGGVENAPNSKSTDIPKIKRQATYSTVAVVGGESPNTSEYWPTLSSPRNNSNNMYKELSTWGKSAICNPKNRNINSERSSECESLEESLADNDFTLPKPTDLGDVLAMAISQKKPGPAATNAGHAGGMGGKKSKKAKKMVPLFSTGINNAGK; translated from the exons atggaaaacaagaaacagcaacaaagcaatTTTACACGCTCGAAGGCGTGTCAACCTACTGATTCTTTAGTCCGCAAGTCATCTTCAG ATTTAGATGCCAATAAGCTTTGGCCTCGCAACTCACGACGTCGTGAACAGCCATCTTCCACACGTAGCGACTCTCAGCGCAATTCTAAGCAATACACTTCGATCAAAACTCGTCCCAATGTTGATAAACGACCACGTCACCGCGTCGGTGGCGGTGGGAACAAAGCTGGTAACGTATATTCAGCTGACAATAACGAAGACGGCCTTGCATGCGCTACTGACAATGTTCCTGTTACCAGCACCGGATTAGCCAATATTGTAGAACCGGTGGTGACCGGTGCTTTggccaaaaaaaaatctctgCAATACGTTGACTACGAGTTGAATTCAGTGTACACGCCAGGGAGCAAAAAACAGAATTTGAACCATCTGCTAAACTTTCATTATGCTCCACGCGACGCTGACAACGCTTTTAGCTTTAACGTTTTTGGACGTAGCGGTGGTAGCGGTGCAACTGGTGCTACTCATCGTCATGGAGGCAATAGTGGCGCAAGCAAACGCCATCGCTACAATAAGGAGCAGTTTTTACAAGCAAA TTTTCAGTTCGTTATAAAATCGGGTGTTAATTTGAGTATTTGTGCATCTCCCGACAATTTAATCGATTGGCATCTTATTgaacaaattaatatacaaaCTGAAGAGGAGCCGCAATGTCCTATTTGTCTATATCCTCCTATTGCAGCTAAATTAACACGTTGTGGTCATGTCTTCTGCTGGCCTTGTATTCTGCACTATTTGGCTCTAAGCGATAAAACTTGGCGTAAATGTCCAATTTGCTACGAAGCTATCCATACAGCTGACTTGAAAAGTACAACCATCATCCAACAACGTCAGTTTAATATAGGCGATGAAATTACTTTTCAGTTAATGCGTCGCAAAAAGGGATGCATGATGATAGAGAAATTCGAGGCAAATACTAATCGAAACGAGCTAGATAGCTATCCACTACTTTCGGCCGGTGaagaatcaaaattttcaaaattcttgtATGCTAAACggaatgatattttaaaaataatcgatCGTGAACAACGTGAGTTGGTTGTTGGCCAGGACCCTACATGCCCAGAGTATGTATTCATACAACAAGCTTTAGATTTGTTAAAGGAACGACGTGAGAAGGTAGAAGAAGGAAtggaagaagaaatagaaagcAAAAATGAAATGGATTTGCTTGATGAATGTGAACGCGTAACcactgaaattgaaaatataaaatttgaagatgatgaaaattaTAATGCTGAAGGCGGGAAAAATGTTGAGAATTTGCAAAATATGGAGGATATCGAAGCTTCAAACTCTGAAGGCAGTATTAGCAATGAGGATACTTTATACAACATAAGTACTTTAACTCTATCATCTGCAGGAAGCGAAAAATTGAGTGCAAAATATTACTACTTTTATCAATCGGTGGATGGGCAAAACATTTATCTGCATCCATTGAATGTTAAAATGCTGCAAGCTTGCTATGGCACGTTGGAACATGCCCCGTCAGTAATTAGCGCACTTGTTTTACAAAAGGAGCATCACTCCATGGATGAAGAGCACCGACGCAAGTTCACATGCTTAAGCCATTTACCTTTAACATGTCAGTTCGCGATTATTGAGGTAGATTTACAACCGCCTTTTGTATCTAGCGGAATATTGCGTCTGTTTAGAG agGATATACTTACGCGCAAGAAAGAGCGCCAACGTCGCGAGCGCGAGGAGAGTCGCCGCGAAAGGAAGATAAATGAAATTAACGATCGACAAATGGGAAAATTTATTGCTAGCACAACAAACTTGAATTTAACTTCCGCACACGAGTTTCCAACT TGGGGGTTTGAAGAGGCACTTCCCAGCGTTGGGGGCGTTGAAAATGCACCCAACAGCAAATCAACCGATATACCCAAAATCAAACGTCAGGCAACTTATTCAACAGTAGCGGTTGTGGGAGGTGAATCGCCTAACACCAGTGAGTATTGGCCCACATTATCATCTCCAAGAAACAATAGTAACAACATGTACAAGGAATTATCTACTTGGGGCAAATCTGCTATTTGCAACCCAAAAAATCGCAACATTAATTCTGAGCGTTCCAGTGAATGTGAATCGCTTGAGGAATCTTTAGCAGATAATGATTTTACTTTGCCAAAGCCAACAGATTTAGGAGATGTTCTTGCCATGGCTATATCACAAAAGAAGCCGGGTCCTGCGGCTACTAATGCTGGACATGCTGGAGGAATGGGAGGAAAAAAGAGTaagaaagctaaaaaaatggttCCACTCTTCTCAACTGGCATAAATAACGCTGGTAAATAA